The following proteins come from a genomic window of Sphingobium cloacae:
- a CDS encoding HAD-IA family hydrolase, with translation MSNRLAVFDCDGTLVDSQHGICTAMTRAFEAQHLPAPDRLAILSVVGLSLPHAMARLLPDAEPHFHDHLSECYKQAFQQMRRDQGVSEPLYPGIADLIRRLDGDGWLLGVATGKSDRGLALCLAAHGIETHFVTLQTADRHPSKPHPSMLLAAMAEAGAVPESTVMIGDTVFDIDMGVAAGVRSLGVGWGYHPPADLIEAGAAAVAMDSGELHGHIGAHG, from the coding sequence ATGAGCAACCGGCTCGCGGTGTTCGATTGCGACGGCACGCTGGTCGACAGCCAGCACGGCATCTGCACCGCCATGACCCGCGCCTTCGAAGCGCAGCACCTGCCCGCGCCGGACCGGCTGGCGATCCTGTCGGTGGTCGGCCTGTCGCTGCCCCACGCCATGGCGCGGCTGCTGCCCGACGCGGAGCCGCATTTCCACGATCACCTGTCCGAATGCTACAAACAGGCTTTTCAGCAGATGCGCCGCGACCAAGGCGTGTCCGAACCGCTTTATCCCGGCATCGCGGACCTCATCCGGCGGCTGGACGGCGACGGCTGGCTGCTGGGCGTCGCCACCGGCAAATCGGATCGCGGCCTTGCCCTCTGCCTGGCCGCCCATGGCATCGAAACCCATTTCGTGACGCTCCAGACCGCCGACCGCCACCCGTCCAAGCCGCACCCCTCCATGCTGCTCGCCGCCATGGCCGAAGCGGGCGCCGTGCCCGAAAGCACGGTCATGATCGGCGACACGGTGTTCGACATCGACATGGGGGTGGCGGCTGGCGTCCGCTCCCTCGGCGTCGGCTGGGGCTATCACCCGCCCGCCGACCTGATCGAGGCGGGCGCGGCCGCCGTGGCGATGGACAGCGGCGAATTGCACGGCCATATCGGCGCGCATGGATGA
- a CDS encoding RluA family pseudouridine synthase, which yields MKGRPPGKPSGPPRGRKPGGSAAPGRARGAAKAAQARKADGAKPKAPSSRAAPTTAKAPAAKPAAVKAAPAKANPAKGVTLDVRQYRVGADDDGIRLDRWFQRHLPDVGFNIVSRWSRTGQLRVDGARAAPGDRIADGQTIRVPPAEPKAAAPDKPKRARIIDLTPDEIAFVQEMVIHRDGQAIVINKPPGLATQGGTRTDDHVDKLLDGLMFDLETRPKLVHRLDKDTSGALLIARTSRAAAHFAKAFSSRTARKVYWAIVMGVPSIEDGMIELPLAKQPGTGGEKMHVDEAEGLPARSRYRVIERAGNRAAWVELQPHTGRTHQLRVHMAAIGHPIVGDGKYGGKDAFLSGSISRKMHLHARRIRVDHPDGGRIDVKADLPDHFAASLASLGFDLSMGDLPLDEEIERKPTREDEKKVARAHAKQVRKGRRGERRSRGAGEAKGGGRRP from the coding sequence ATGAAGGGGCGTCCTCCCGGCAAGCCCTCCGGCCCGCCGCGCGGCCGCAAGCCCGGCGGTTCCGCCGCGCCCGGCCGCGCCCGTGGAGCCGCCAAGGCGGCGCAGGCGCGCAAGGCCGACGGCGCGAAGCCCAAGGCGCCCTCGTCCCGCGCCGCGCCCACCACCGCCAAGGCTCCCGCCGCCAAGCCTGCCGCCGTCAAGGCCGCGCCGGCCAAGGCCAATCCCGCCAAGGGCGTCACGCTCGACGTGCGCCAGTATCGGGTCGGCGCGGACGATGACGGCATCCGCCTCGACCGCTGGTTCCAGCGGCATCTGCCCGATGTCGGCTTCAACATCGTGTCGCGCTGGTCGCGCACCGGGCAGCTTCGCGTCGACGGCGCGCGCGCCGCGCCGGGCGACCGTATCGCGGATGGGCAGACCATCCGCGTCCCCCCCGCCGAACCCAAGGCCGCCGCGCCCGACAAGCCGAAGCGCGCCCGCATCATCGACCTGACGCCCGACGAGATCGCCTTCGTGCAGGAGATGGTGATCCACCGCGACGGACAGGCCATCGTCATCAACAAGCCCCCCGGCCTCGCCACGCAGGGCGGGACCAGGACCGACGATCATGTCGACAAGCTGCTCGACGGCCTGATGTTCGATCTGGAAACCCGCCCCAAGCTGGTCCACCGGCTGGACAAGGACACGTCCGGCGCGCTCCTCATCGCCCGCACGTCCCGCGCGGCGGCGCATTTCGCCAAGGCCTTCTCCAGCCGCACCGCGCGCAAGGTCTATTGGGCCATCGTCATGGGCGTCCCCTCGATCGAGGACGGCATGATCGAACTCCCCCTCGCCAAGCAGCCGGGCACCGGCGGCGAGAAGATGCATGTGGACGAGGCGGAGGGCCTGCCCGCCCGCTCGCGCTATCGCGTGATCGAGCGCGCCGGGAACCGCGCCGCCTGGGTCGAGCTGCAACCCCATACCGGCCGCACGCACCAGTTGCGCGTCCATATGGCGGCGATCGGCCATCCCATCGTCGGCGACGGCAAATATGGCGGCAAGGACGCGTTCCTTTCCGGCTCGATCAGCCGCAAGATGCACCTCCATGCCCGCCGCATCCGCGTCGACCATCCCGACGGCGGGCGGATCGACGTGAAGGCGGACCTGCCCGATCATTTCGCCGCCAGCCTCGCCTCGCTGGGCTTCGATCTATCCATGGGCGACCTGCCGCTGGACGAGGAGATCGAGCGCAAGCCCACGCGCGAGGATGAAAAGAAGGTCGCCCGCGCCCACGCCAAGCAGGTCCGCAAGGGCCGTCGCGGCGAACGGCGCTCGCGCGGCGCGGGGGAGGCGAAGGGCGGCGGGCGGCGCCCATGA
- the rarD gene encoding EamA family transporter RarD, translating to MAAYGLWGLLPIFFKLLHHVGPFELVAQRVFWSLILILVLLAARRALGPFREVLATPRLLLPLAASAVFIATNWTTYIWAVNDGHVIAASLGYFLNPLVNVALGVLVLKERLRRGQTLAIGIAGIGVAIMAASALTTLWISILLAFSFAFYALIRKMTPVAPMAGLGVETLILTPVALAYLGWLAGHGGVSFGKDGFTTAMLVVSGAITTVPLVLFAVAAHRLPMATLGLLQFIAPTLQFLSGILLFGETLNHGQMASFALIWLGLILFAGDSMTAVRRNRMAAV from the coding sequence CTGGCGGCCTATGGCCTTTGGGGGCTGCTTCCCATCTTCTTCAAGCTGCTGCACCATGTCGGCCCGTTCGAACTGGTGGCGCAGCGGGTGTTCTGGTCGCTGATCCTGATCCTCGTCCTGCTGGCGGCGCGCCGGGCGCTGGGACCGTTCCGGGAGGTGCTGGCGACGCCGCGCCTGCTGTTGCCGCTGGCGGCCAGTGCGGTCTTCATCGCGACCAACTGGACGACCTATATCTGGGCCGTGAACGACGGCCATGTGATTGCCGCGAGCCTGGGCTATTTCCTCAATCCGCTGGTCAATGTCGCGCTGGGCGTGCTGGTGCTCAAGGAAAGGCTGCGGCGCGGGCAGACGCTGGCGATCGGGATCGCGGGGATCGGCGTCGCGATCATGGCCGCGTCCGCGCTGACGACGCTTTGGATCAGCATATTGCTGGCTTTCTCCTTCGCTTTCTATGCGCTGATCCGCAAGATGACACCGGTTGCGCCTATGGCGGGGCTGGGCGTGGAAACGCTGATCCTGACCCCGGTCGCGCTGGCCTATCTCGGCTGGCTTGCGGGTCATGGCGGCGTTTCCTTCGGCAAGGACGGCTTCACCACCGCCATGCTGGTCGTGAGCGGCGCGATCACGACCGTGCCGCTGGTGCTGTTCGCCGTGGCGGCGCACCGCCTGCCGATGGCGACGCTGGGCCTGTTGCAGTTCATCGCGCCAACATTGCAGTTCCTGTCCGGCATCCTGCTGTTCGGCGAAACGCTGAACCATGGGCAGATGGCGAGTTTCGCGCTGATCTGGCTGGGCCTGATCCTGTTCGCGGGCGACAGCATGACGGCCGTCCGCCGCAACCGGATGGCGGCGGTTTAG
- the crcB gene encoding fluoride efflux transporter CrcB produces MNNLLLVMGGGAVGSALRYLLGRLAGHMLPGSAWPWGTFAANLLGGLAMGLLAGWLARFSAAPGEPIRLLLGVGLLGGFTTFSSFSLETLLMIERGQVAMALAYALFSVVCAVGALAGGLLFMRSVA; encoded by the coding sequence ATGAACAATCTGCTTCTCGTCATGGGCGGCGGCGCGGTCGGCTCCGCGCTGCGTTACCTGCTGGGGCGGCTGGCCGGGCACATGCTGCCGGGGTCGGCCTGGCCCTGGGGGACGTTCGCCGCCAATCTGCTGGGCGGCCTTGCCATGGGCCTGCTGGCGGGCTGGCTGGCGCGGTTCAGCGCCGCGCCGGGCGAACCGATCCGTCTGCTGCTGGGCGTCGGCCTCTTGGGCGGCTTCACCACCTTCTCCTCCTTCAGTCTCGAAACCCTGCTGATGATCGAGCGCGGACAGGTCGCCATGGCGCTGGCCTATGCGCTGTTCTCCGTGGTCTGCGCCGTGGGCGCGCTGGCGGGCGGGCTGCTGTTCATGCGGAGCGTCGCATGA
- a CDS encoding ATP12 family chaperone protein: protein MKRFYQDAAVVAGEGGFGIQLDGRPVRTPARALLALPDAALAEAVAREWRAQGDAIDPRSMPFTGLANAAIDQIAPHREAFAAGIARYAETDLLCYRAEAPEALVARQAAAWDPLLDWAVARYDVAFRVTRGLLPVAQPPETLERLAQAVEAFDPFTLAGLSTLVTLSGSLVCGLAVVEGGHEPAAIWAAAEIDEVWQAEQWGEDAEAAARGALRREEFSTNCAFCALTRA from the coding sequence ATGAAGCGTTTCTACCAGGACGCCGCCGTCGTCGCGGGGGAAGGGGGCTTTGGAATCCAGCTCGACGGCCGCCCCGTCCGCACCCCCGCGCGGGCCCTGCTGGCGCTTCCCGATGCCGCGCTTGCCGAGGCGGTGGCGCGGGAATGGCGCGCGCAGGGCGACGCCATCGACCCCCGCTCCATGCCCTTCACCGGCCTCGCCAACGCCGCCATCGACCAGATCGCGCCCCATCGCGAAGCCTTTGCCGCCGGGATCGCGCGCTATGCCGAAACCGACCTGCTCTGCTATCGCGCCGAAGCGCCGGAGGCGCTGGTCGCGCGGCAGGCGGCGGCGTGGGACCCGCTGCTGGACTGGGCGGTGGCGCGCTACGACGTGGCTTTCCGCGTGACGCGGGGCCTCCTCCCGGTCGCGCAGCCGCCCGAGACGCTGGAGCGGCTGGCGCAGGCGGTCGAGGCTTTCGATCCCTTCACGCTGGCGGGCCTTTCGACGCTGGTGACGCTCAGCGGCTCGCTGGTCTGCGGGCTGGCGGTGGTGGAGGGCGGCCATGAGCCCGCCGCCATCTGGGCCGCGGCCGAAATCGATGAGGTCTGGCAGGCCGAACAATGGGGCGAGGATGCCGAGGCGGCTGCCCGCGGCGCCCTTCGCCGTGAGGAATTTTCCACGAACTGCG